One Littorina saxatilis isolate snail1 linkage group LG10, US_GU_Lsax_2.0, whole genome shotgun sequence DNA window includes the following coding sequences:
- the LOC138977806 gene encoding uncharacterized protein: protein MPLSAQYCVCSMTISDGKATTHKFKIADNIFRDAPPLTNRAGELHLDSCWRAATGSSHNNNNNSNNNTGQLISAILNGHAARVIVDDVALTLDQVSVAGDVVVFGALQYLDPVGSGAYTRDSMVVHVVATSQGQVFTCKTLPQDGTPFYNTTSAGTVTWFVDTRQQSRVYSVTSQGEVLLGQESELYAAAAKGATVHVGIVFSEPNHYLLMPVSILKLTSDDHVVAQVEGLSRLPIMEGRVTPWLDCGLRALLVTSQGTVRLYEYRHREPGTHTNLTALTIHWFVDSYADN from the exons ATGCCGTTGAGTGCCCAATACTGTGTCTGTTCAATGACAATTTCAGATGGCAAGGCCACAACACACAAGTTCAAAATAGCAGACAACATCTTCAGAGATGCCCCCCCATTGACCAACAGAGCGGGTGAGCTTCACCTGGACTCCTGCTGGCGAGCGGCAACGGGAAGtagccacaacaacaacaacaacagcaacaacaacacaggtCAACTCATCTCGGCCATCCTCAACGGCCACGCCGCACGCGTCATCGTGGATGACGTAGCTCTGACGTTGGACCAGGTGTCAGTTGCCGGAGATGTGGTGGTGTTCGGCGCCTTGCAGTACCTGGACCCTGTCGGGTCAGGAGCGTACACACGGGACTCCATGGTCGTTCACGTGGTGGCCACCTCACAGGGACAG GTGTTCACATGCAAAACGTTACCACAAGACGGCACCCCTTTCTACAACACAACCTCTGCCGGCACAGTCACGTGGTTTGTGGACACGCGTCAGCAGTCACGTGTCTATTCGGTGACGTCACAAGGGGAGGTTCTTCTAGGACAGGAGTCAGAGCTCTACGCTGCTGCTGCGAAAGGAGCCACGGTTCACGTCGGCATCGTGTTCTCGGAACCGAACCACTATCTTCTCATGCCCGTCTCCATTTTGAAGTTGACTTCCGACGATCACGTGGTGGCGCAG GTGGAAGGACTGTCACGCCTGCCCATCATGGAGGGACGAGTGACACCTTGGCTGGACTGTGGACTGCGGGCCCTGCTGGTCACTTCACAGGGAACGGTCAGACTGTACGAGTACAGGCATCGGGAACCAGGAACTCACACCAATCTGACCGCCTTGACCATCCACTGGTTTGTCGACTCTTACGCAGACAACTAG